The following are encoded in a window of Salvelinus fontinalis isolate EN_2023a chromosome 40, ASM2944872v1, whole genome shotgun sequence genomic DNA:
- the LOC129839964 gene encoding zinc finger protein 501-like, whose product MDWDKASPFPSTLPESPCQPPPCTLLLVLVDCRKTPGQSGTERGEEGHGDMISLSKNHGDSPNCCSLSGRGLLSGEPQQHHDADMKEKSLSRPEHLKKHQHRGIGKKPHHCCFDCGKSFAKQDLKIHEQIHTPEHASKTLKSHLRFHSGEGPYTCFDCGKYLNQSGAQTKHKHTVEKPYSCDQCGKTFNQSGHLTRHQRIHTGEKPYRCDQCGKSFNYSGSLIAHKRIHTGEKPYRCDQCGKSFNYSGSLIAHKRIHTGEKPYSCDQCGKSFNDSRYLTKHQRIHTGEKPYNCDQCGKSFNQSGHLTTHQRIHTGEKPYSCDQCGKSFNQSGDLITHQRIHTGERPYSCDQCGKSFARDFTLTTHQLTHTGEKPYSCLCGKSFNQSGSLIKHHKAQKCFLSSPSSLAPVPDL is encoded by the exons ATGGATTGG GACAAAGCTAGCCCGTTCCCCTCCACCCTCCCGGAGTCCCCATGTCAACCGCCTCCCTGTACTTTACTGCTGGTTCTGGTCGACTGCAGGAAAACACCGGGGCAGAGTGGaactgagagaggagaagagggtcaTGGAGATATGATTTCATTAAGTAAAAACCATG GGGACAGCCCTAATTGTTGCTCTCTTAGTGGGAGGGGCTTATtatctggggagcctcaacaacatcatgatgctgacatgaaagagaagagtctctccagaccagaacacctcaagaaacaccagcataGAGGTATAGGGAAGAAACCTCACCACTGCTGCtttgactgtgggaagagttttgctaaaCAAGACTTGAAAATTCATGAGCAAATTCACACTCCAGAGCATGCATCTAAAACCTTAAAATCTCATCTGAGATTTCATTCAGGGGAGGGACCTTATACCTGCTTTGATTGTGGGAAATACTTAAATCAGTCAGGTGCCCAgactaaacacaaacacacagtagagaagccttatagctgtgatcaatgtgggaagactTTCAATCAGTCAGGACACCTGACTAgacaccaacgcatacacacaggagagaagccttatagatgtgatcagtgtgggaagagcttcaattATTCAGGATCCCTGATTGCACAcaaacgcatacacacaggagagaagccttatagatgtgatcagtgtgggaagagcttcaattATTCAGGATCCCTGATTGCACAcaaacgcatacacacaggagagaagccttatagctgtgatcagtgtgggaagagcttcaatgATTCAAGATACCTGACTAaacaccaacgcatacacacaggagagaagccttataactgtgatcagtgtgggaagagcttcaatcagtcaggacacctgactacgcaccaacgcatacacacaggagaaaagccttatagctgtgatcagtgtgggaagagcttcaatcaGTCAGGAGACCTGATTAcacaccaacgcatacacacaggagagagaccttatagctgtgatcagtgtgggaagagttttgctcgAGATTTCACCCTGACTACACAccagctcacacacacaggagagaaaccttactccTGTCTATGTGGCAAGAGCTTCAATCAATCAGGGTCACTGATAAAACACCATAAAGCACAAAAATGTTTTctttcatctccctcctctctggcaCCGGTTCCAGATCTCTAA